The following are encoded together in the Monodelphis domestica isolate mMonDom1 chromosome 5, mMonDom1.pri, whole genome shotgun sequence genome:
- the ADCK2 gene encoding uncharacterized aarF domain-containing protein kinase 2 — protein MTSWRFSLKTSLSHLRGFEVGQRACWRRWHHGQLLCPPNSRICWLLLGTLPKLILTSEGMGRGSPGSSGAPRNAPDRVSLAANIPRAGLLKDLFLNLTFGLRMCYRACVLLVRFTPLLLFYPLTYPLHSFSRIWLKWLLMATESSGPTYIKLGQWASTRRDLFSEEFCSLFSRLHVRVAPHPWDHTQALLQKVFGEEWGQALLFESQEPVGSGCVAQVYKAFVDTAFLDRACFQKLVEASRGTASFEAWEVAGLGRLLGYCWKEQKPKGMFTDQAFLEDLLLPMSYLTSKQSPSFSSSAHCPPGPKHLIPAAIKVLHPGLLSQVQVDLVLMKTGSQILGLIPGIKWLSLTEIVEEFEKLMVQQIDLRYEARNLECFQNNFLDVKFVRFPTPLQPFVTRDVLVETFEESVPVSYYQKSEIPTKLKGRIAKLGIDMLLKMVFVDNFVHADLHPGNILVQGADFLKESQKGQKNLVDTSSPLKLVLLDAGIVAGLQATDLQNFRAVFTAVAMGQGEKVAELILHHARANECQDVEKFKAEMAKLVAQARKNTITLEKLQVSNLLSSVFKLLMTHKVKLESNFASIIFAIMVLEGLGRSLDPKLDILEAAKPFLIKSSPLPVWLQW, from the exons ATGACGTCTTGGCGGTTCTCTCTCAAGACTTCCCTGTCACACCTCAGGGGCTTTGAGGTCGGGCAGAGAGCTTGTTGGCGGAGATGGCACCATGGGCAGCTTCTGTGCCCACCCAATTCCAGGATCTGCTGGCTTCTCCTGGGCACTTTACCTAAGCTCATTTTGACTTCAGAAGGGATGGGTAGGGGGTCTCCGGGAAGCTCGGGTGCCCCCCGGAATGCCCCTGACCGGGTCTCATTGGCAGCCAACATTCCTCGAGCTGGGCTCCTGAAAGACCTTTTTCTGAACTTGACCTTTGGCCTCCGAATGTGCTACCGGGCCTGTGTCCTGCTGGTCAGATTTACCCCGCTTCTGCTCTTCTACCCTCTCACCTATCCGCTGCACAGCTTCTCCCGCATCTGGCTGAAGTGGCTTTTGATGGCCACGGAATCCTCAGGCCCCACGTACATCAAACTGGGCCAGTGGGCCAGCACCAGGCGAGATCTGTTCTCCGAAGAGTTCTGCAGCCTATTTTCCCGGCTGCACGTCCGAGTGGCCCCGCACCCGTGGGATCACACTCAGGCCTTACTCCAAAAGGTGTTTGGGGAGGAGTGGGGGCAAGCCCTTCTCTTTGAGAGTCAGGAGCCCGTGGGCTCTGGCTGTGTGGCCCAAGTGTATAAAGCTTTCGTGGACACCGCCTTCCTTGACCGGGCCTGCTTCCAGAAGCTCGTGGAGGCCTCTAGGGGCACAGCCTCTTTTGAAGCCTGGGAGGTGGCGGGATTAGGGAGGCTCTTGGGATATTGTTGGAAGGAGCAAAAGCCCAAAGGGATGTTCACAGATCAAGCTTTTCTAGAAGACCTACTTCTTCCAATGTCCTACCTGACTTCAAAACAGAGCccatccttttcctcatctgcTCACTGTCCACCTGGGCCAAAACACCTCATCCCAGCAGCTATTAAA GTGCTGCATCCTGGGCTCCTCTCTCAAGTCCAGGTAGATTTAGTACTGATGAAGACCGGCAGTCAAATCCTTGGACTCATTCCAGGAATCAAGTGGCTCAGCTTGACTGAAATAGTAGAAGAATTTGAGAAGCTCATGGTCCAACAG ATTGACTTGCGGTACGAAGCCCGGAATCTAGAATGCTTCCAAAACAATTTCCTGGATGTGAAGTTTGTCAGGTTCCCAACCCCTCTGCAGCCCTTTGTCACCAGAGACGTCTTGGTGGAGACATTTGAA GAGAGTGTGCCTGTGTCCTATTATCAGAAGTCAGAGATTCCTACAAAGCTGAAAGGCAGAATAGCAAAGCTGGGGATAGACATGCTTCTGAAGATG GTGTTTGTTGACAATTTTGTCCATGCTGACCTTCACCCTGGGAACATCCTGGTCCAAGGTGCAGACTTTCTTAAGGAGAGCCAAAAAGGCCAGAAGAACCTGGTGGACACTTCTTCCCCACTGAAGCTTGTCCTCCTGGATGCAGGCATTGTGGCAGGGCTGCAGGCAACTGACCTGCAGAATTTCCGTGCAGTCTTCACAGCAGTGGCGATGGGGCAG GGGGAAAAAGTTGCTGAGCTCATTTTGCACCATGCACGAGCTAATGAGTGCCAGGATGTGGAGAAATTCAAAGCGGAGATGGCGAAGCTAGTGGCCCAGGCCAGGAAGAACACCATCACCCTGGAAAAG CTTCAGGTGTCTAACCTGCTGTCCAGCGTCTTTAAGCTCCTGATGACCCACAAG GTCAAGCTCGAGAGTAACTTTGCCTCCATCATCTTCGCCATCATGGTGCTTGAGGGGCTCGGCCGCTCACTGGATCCCAAACTGGATATCTTGGAGGCAGCCAAACCCTTCCTCATAAAGAGCTCACCGCTTCCTGTGTGGCTGCAGTGGTAG